From Rhodopseudomonas palustris, a single genomic window includes:
- a CDS encoding response regulator receiver domain, translated as MSAVYDKAVGKTFVDGLRSVFLVDDAFPNFGDMFKSERTLRRFKEKERAAALYGEFRKRQLPCDIENTFRKGDIKMVERMRKCDLIVLDFHLDADDLDNTKSIEILQRLAESRHFNTVVVYTKADDLVDVWLDIAANLRSDLAFDGFLDGHEAELDWWKAADSKDWDRPTAEVMAQFMTGGLAGVSKDARTEIIKGLSIKGGGIDRDLLAEAWLRQNVAKRQNPPTEELETDQGGNHGLQGKFTRNGPHWIQCRGCFIAIIKKQDANEVRHLMSGLHAALLDWKPNFLQLLVSEIQNNLELESFAADPRLFSDLERQIGLSHYLLSELEEDGDQTAAVESVIDRMVETLRHRISSDTQLRGFAGKVLTDIRADLGDGIKSADTLENARVLAHTDLKFDPTRVMFLLNSFLSTEHFSKSRITTGTVFRDGADYWMVTSPACDLTARKAGSASTWASSLHPVKAMMAIKLDLVDEAKSLKNATQGRHAFIVKDKEFFPLRIFDEQTSQPAPEMFFTLDAGKTRFVPGKMATFKAVRIARTDLTKFPKLVGQQEFAVVGQLRANYASRVLQLTGAHFARIGIDFFKGA; from the coding sequence ATGAGTGCAGTTTACGACAAGGCGGTAGGGAAGACGTTTGTGGATGGCCTGCGCAGCGTCTTTCTGGTGGATGATGCCTTTCCGAACTTCGGGGACATGTTCAAAAGCGAGCGGACTCTCAGGCGGTTCAAGGAGAAGGAGCGAGCTGCCGCGCTTTACGGCGAGTTCAGGAAGCGGCAGCTTCCGTGCGACATCGAGAACACTTTCCGCAAGGGCGACATCAAGATGGTCGAGCGTATGCGAAAATGTGATCTCATCGTTCTCGATTTCCATCTTGATGCCGATGATTTGGACAATACGAAGTCGATCGAGATACTTCAGCGTCTGGCCGAAAGCCGTCATTTTAACACCGTGGTCGTCTACACGAAGGCCGACGACCTCGTAGATGTTTGGTTGGACATCGCCGCCAATCTGCGGTCCGATCTCGCCTTTGACGGGTTCCTGGACGGGCATGAGGCGGAGCTCGATTGGTGGAAGGCTGCTGACTCAAAGGATTGGGATCGACCGACCGCCGAGGTCATGGCTCAGTTCATGACGGGCGGGCTGGCGGGAGTTTCCAAAGATGCCAGGACCGAAATCATCAAGGGGCTCTCGATCAAGGGCGGCGGGATAGATCGCGACCTTCTGGCGGAAGCTTGGCTCAGGCAAAACGTCGCGAAGAGACAGAATCCTCCGACCGAAGAGCTTGAGACTGATCAGGGTGGCAATCACGGATTACAAGGGAAGTTCACCAGGAATGGTCCTCACTGGATCCAATGCCGCGGATGCTTCATCGCGATCATCAAGAAGCAGGATGCCAACGAAGTTCGGCACTTAATGTCCGGACTACACGCGGCGCTGCTCGACTGGAAGCCGAACTTTCTTCAGCTGCTTGTGTCCGAAATTCAGAATAACCTCGAATTAGAGTCGTTCGCCGCCGATCCCAGATTGTTTTCGGATTTGGAGAGACAAATCGGCCTCAGTCACTACCTCCTCTCCGAGCTCGAAGAAGACGGCGATCAGACGGCCGCGGTCGAGTCCGTCATCGACCGCATGGTAGAGACGCTCCGGCATCGAATTTCCAGCGACACGCAGCTTCGAGGATTCGCAGGAAAGGTGCTTACTGACATCAGGGCCGATCTCGGCGATGGGATCAAGTCTGCGGACACGCTGGAAAACGCTCGTGTGCTTGCCCATACGGACCTCAAGTTTGATCCCACGCGCGTGATGTTCCTGCTGAACTCCTTTCTTTCGACGGAGCATTTTTCCAAATCTAGAATCACGACCGGCACCGTGTTTCGTGACGGAGCGGATTATTGGATGGTTACGTCTCCTGCATGCGATCTCACCGCCAGGAAGGCAGGCTCCGCCTCTACGTGGGCGAGCAGTTTGCATCCTGTTAAGGCGATGATGGCTATCAAGCTCGATCTTGTTGACGAAGCGAAGTCACTCAAGAACGCGACACAGGGTAGGCACGCCTTTATCGTGAAGGATAAAGAGTTCTTTCCACTCCGGATTTTCGACGAGCAGACCTCCCAACCCGCTCCGGAAATGTTCTTCACGCTCGATGCCGGCAAGACGCGATTCGTGCCGGGGAAAATGGCAACCTTCAAGGCGGTTCGCATCGCGCGTACCGA
- a CDS encoding relaxase/mobilization nuclease domain-containing protein, translated as MIVTTRRHGRTRRDIRKLLQHLDKQAGQTSRVVTIGNVPLGSVDDVMHYMETLRDASRATVSCHHISLSPRNRLSDAQRDEAVRRILVAMGAEDHAFTVWEHSGKPRADADVADDHYHVVVAHVGPNGRALSDRNSYVRLEAAARTLEADFGEQITHSRKTKSVADELCRIGRGDVAAMMTVPAIPPMSAMSSETRARAERAGLDLPKIHAVVRTAWTNSGGGAAFRSALQDEGFELVRGKKPGVFMVTTSGIEIGALDRIVREKRADVAARMTQEEDNDRQSQEGPLSGRSDLSGSARSQNNLRTTPASVGPAKRERDRGPSAVGRIDGRSPCDHRGIAIPKRNPRTARRRVRERVVVADLGRLDLNRLMAAAHAVAAGGGSIHSDRGSLRGRRGMTKKSDDQSKIDFKSKLVCAAAPQGFNITPFAADLRMIEVPTPTNPVTKILLRDGGWVEIDPRTRSVRFWGTPGRAIMLASAISDAGGWQISELKHTATFVRKATASPAGRHVDSHKPDLVTWWQERGYTATAAPDGTWVHVGGARIRDMGDLMEVHGPVSGDIAIAIITKAKLAWDGGVRLHGEWTQIEKDMVWLEAKRQGVAVENCEPSSVAIDLWKKEKEKSVRRVETVGKIRSAVQDAADLLGAARGNQEALIRLPEDLRMFVMSYLDDNQRAEFSTYDVVNVIPELARFRKLGAAEIARIKGMGGPLPTPPVPETSLTPSDPQNPKPT; from the coding sequence ATGATCGTCACCACCAGGCGACACGGCAGGACACGCCGAGATATCCGGAAGCTACTCCAGCACCTCGATAAGCAAGCCGGGCAAACGTCCCGCGTCGTCACCATCGGCAATGTGCCGCTCGGCAGCGTCGATGACGTCATGCACTACATGGAGACTTTGCGCGATGCGTCTCGGGCAACAGTTTCCTGCCACCATATCTCCCTCTCGCCGAGGAATCGATTGTCGGATGCGCAGCGCGACGAAGCCGTCCGCCGGATCCTCGTTGCGATGGGAGCCGAAGATCATGCCTTCACTGTCTGGGAGCATTCCGGGAAACCCCGCGCCGACGCCGACGTCGCCGATGATCATTACCACGTCGTTGTGGCGCATGTCGGTCCCAATGGCCGAGCCCTGTCGGATCGGAACTCCTATGTCCGCCTTGAAGCTGCTGCGCGAACCCTGGAAGCCGACTTCGGGGAGCAGATCACGCATTCCCGGAAAACGAAATCGGTCGCGGACGAACTTTGCAGAATTGGACGCGGTGATGTCGCCGCGATGATGACCGTGCCGGCGATACCGCCCATGAGTGCGATGTCATCGGAAACGCGCGCCCGAGCCGAACGCGCGGGACTAGATCTTCCAAAGATACACGCTGTCGTCCGTACGGCGTGGACCAACTCTGGCGGGGGAGCGGCGTTCAGGAGCGCGCTCCAGGATGAAGGGTTCGAACTCGTTCGCGGAAAAAAGCCCGGCGTCTTCATGGTGACGACATCGGGCATCGAGATCGGCGCACTCGACAGGATCGTTCGCGAAAAACGCGCAGACGTCGCAGCGCGCATGACACAGGAGGAAGACAATGACCGACAATCACAAGAAGGCCCGCTCTCCGGGAGAAGCGATCTATCTGGAAGCGCGAGGAGCCAGAACAACCTCAGAACAACTCCTGCCTCTGTTGGCCCTGCTAAAAGAGAACGAGACCGAGGACCGTCGGCCGTTGGACGAATTGATGGACGTTCTCCATGCGATCATCGAGGGATTGCGATACCAAAACGGAATCCTCGAACGGCTCGACGCCGCGTGCGTGAGCGCGTCGTCGTCGCCGACCTCGGGCGTCTCGACCTCAACCGACTGATGGCGGCGGCCCATGCGGTGGCCGCCGGCGGCGGTTCGATTCATAGTGATCGAGGTTCACTACGGGGACGACGCGGCATGACCAAGAAATCGGACGATCAGAGCAAGATCGATTTCAAGAGTAAATTAGTCTGCGCAGCGGCACCGCAAGGCTTCAACATCACGCCGTTTGCGGCCGATCTTCGGATGATAGAGGTGCCGACCCCCACGAATCCCGTGACCAAAATTCTCTTGCGCGACGGCGGTTGGGTCGAGATCGACCCACGGACGCGATCCGTTCGCTTTTGGGGCACGCCTGGTCGCGCAATTATGCTTGCCTCAGCTATTTCGGATGCAGGAGGTTGGCAAATAAGCGAACTGAAACACACAGCAACCTTTGTTCGGAAGGCCACCGCCTCGCCTGCCGGCCGTCACGTCGATAGTCATAAACCCGATCTCGTCACGTGGTGGCAGGAACGGGGATACACCGCGACGGCTGCCCCTGATGGAACGTGGGTTCACGTCGGTGGCGCTCGAATCCGAGACATGGGCGATCTGATGGAGGTCCACGGTCCAGTGTCGGGCGATATCGCCATTGCGATCATCACCAAGGCTAAGCTTGCTTGGGATGGTGGTGTCCGTCTTCATGGGGAATGGACCCAGATTGAAAAGGACATGGTCTGGCTCGAAGCAAAGCGGCAGGGCGTGGCGGTCGAGAACTGCGAACCGTCCTCCGTTGCCATCGATCTTTGGAAGAAGGAAAAGGAAAAGTCCGTCCGTCGTGTCGAAACCGTCGGAAAGATCCGGTCGGCCGTTCAGGATGCCGCCGATCTGCTTGGTGCTGCGCGAGGTAATCAGGAAGCGCTTATCCGTCTTCCGGAAGATCTCCGGATGTTCGTGATGTCGTATCTGGACGATAATCAACGGGCCGAATTCTCGACATACGACGTCGTTAACGTAATCCCGGAATTGGCTCGCTTCCGGAAACTGGGAGCGGCCGAAATTGCCAGGATCAAGGGAATGGGTGGGCCGCTGCCAACGCCCCCTGTTCCAGAAACTTCGCTTACGCCCAGCGATCCCCAGAATCCGAAACCCACCTGA
- a CDS encoding plasmid mobilization protein, which yields MSSSNVRQKTTTTTFRMTPVERAAVVAAADAVGMGPSTFARTTVLRAVGRDAPVRKRRDAIAVVIAPALGQLGKIGNNLNQLTRHAHVGGRVDSESLVDLRDETERLTLAVLALRNEPPA from the coding sequence ATGTCTAGCTCGAACGTTCGGCAGAAAACCACGACCACGACATTCCGGATGACGCCTGTCGAGCGCGCAGCCGTCGTTGCGGCTGCGGATGCCGTCGGCATGGGACCATCAACCTTTGCCCGCACTACCGTTCTTCGTGCCGTTGGCCGTGACGCCCCCGTCCGTAAACGCCGCGACGCCATTGCCGTCGTGATCGCACCGGCCCTGGGTCAACTCGGCAAGATCGGCAACAACCTGAACCAATTGACGCGGCATGCCCATGTCGGAGGCCGCGTGGACTCGGAATCCCTGGTCGATCTTCGCGACGAGACCGAGCGCCTAACACTTGCGGTACTCGCTCTCCGGAACGAGCCGCCCGCATGA
- a CDS encoding ATP-binding protein, whose translation MPGARRSQARGGRPVALSGVPFQTRARTIDHLGRGQIADAPTAVSELWKNSYDAYARDVALHIFDGHPEIGLVTDDGGGMSIANFRERWLVIGTESKIEFGEDEKPETFGLSERVRQGEKGIGRLSAAFLAPISFVVSKTTKDKFAGVLVDWRLFENPFLLIEDIRIPTVEFDRADDILELTDGMIEIICSNFGVSKAEARRDPDSRVARLYEGWRRFSEYEEAQKLTTTTHDEIQASWTGGLAIEERHLAEWPVYSGLGKHGTALFMVGLHHDLAHWVRPGPKEDSAKEDPAELLRRTLTGFIDPYSKRPIDFNYEVLLHNEGRTSRIISSQDVFGYDELLGLEHVIDGAFDARGRFKGRVIAFGKDLGIQEYAPRRPPPASGRDHVGPFRFCIGTFEQLEKNTTHSDRQLDGLFERAKMYGGLAVYRDGLRVMPYGRPDSDFFRLEERRSQHAGRYFFSFRRVFGRVAISRNTNPYLKDKAGREGLVENRARAELRTLVIDLLIEFAARYFGSDAPLRQDHLAEIEKRAANARETTEKIRVDQRSAVRSFVKNNTKAVAAAKKRVEQLRSRVAEIVKKRDRAEVSVVTSIVRNMHRELEELRPPPPPRKLGNFEDDYRQYRDAFSEVSESVEKLRADLADAEAKFGAESPQVLVKKRAEANSAAIAEFLKEMRVKLSSRFGALQSEWTNAVHADFGRYDEAAAPLIKGKTSEIALASTLNLLDMKRSDIEGDLRNRYGALIRALDRLKEGLDLEEALSVIDDDRAELEDRLKDIYQVAQLGIAVEIIGHELETLDAEVRRNLSKLPEEVKALRAFKLAFDAHAALTDKLRFLSPLKVAGYRNREVITGAEIADYVEEFFRRRFRQEKISFTATKQFRAISFNDLRSRIYPVFINLMNNSLYWLSFVNDRRVIFDFVDGKVVIADSGKGVDPDDVGRLFQLFFTKRSKGRGLGLFLSRANLAVARHQIRYASGADPRVLDGANFIIEFQGLSK comes from the coding sequence ATGCCTGGTGCCCGGAGGTCCCAAGCTCGTGGCGGTCGTCCGGTCGCGTTGAGCGGGGTCCCGTTTCAAACGCGCGCGCGCACAATCGATCACTTGGGAAGGGGCCAGATTGCAGATGCGCCAACTGCGGTCAGCGAGCTCTGGAAGAACTCTTACGACGCATACGCGCGCGACGTGGCGCTCCACATTTTCGACGGTCATCCGGAGATAGGTCTCGTCACGGATGATGGCGGCGGAATGTCAATCGCCAACTTTCGGGAGCGATGGCTGGTCATCGGTACGGAGTCGAAGATTGAGTTCGGCGAGGATGAGAAGCCAGAGACGTTCGGGCTGAGCGAGCGCGTCCGACAAGGCGAGAAGGGTATCGGCCGATTGTCCGCGGCGTTTCTCGCGCCGATCTCCTTCGTCGTTTCGAAGACGACCAAGGACAAGTTCGCTGGCGTACTTGTCGATTGGCGCCTATTCGAGAATCCTTTTCTGCTGATTGAAGACATTCGAATTCCTACCGTTGAATTCGATCGGGCGGACGACATCCTCGAATTGACCGACGGGATGATCGAAATCATCTGTTCGAACTTCGGCGTGTCGAAGGCGGAGGCCCGGCGCGATCCCGACTCGCGCGTTGCCCGGCTCTATGAAGGTTGGCGCCGCTTTTCCGAGTACGAAGAGGCACAGAAACTCACCACGACCACGCACGACGAGATCCAAGCGTCTTGGACCGGCGGACTGGCGATTGAAGAGCGCCACCTCGCAGAGTGGCCAGTCTATTCCGGTCTCGGGAAGCACGGCACCGCTCTCTTCATGGTCGGACTTCATCACGACCTTGCGCACTGGGTTCGCCCAGGGCCGAAGGAGGACAGCGCAAAGGAAGATCCGGCGGAATTGCTGCGGCGGACGTTGACCGGATTTATCGATCCGTACAGCAAGAGACCCATCGACTTCAACTATGAGGTGCTACTCCACAACGAAGGCCGAACGTCGAGAATCATCTCCTCGCAGGACGTTTTCGGCTATGACGAGCTTCTCGGACTGGAGCATGTAATCGATGGCGCCTTCGATGCTCGCGGAAGGTTTAAGGGCAGGGTTATCGCCTTCGGGAAGGATCTCGGCATCCAAGAATACGCCCCGCGGCGCCCGCCGCCAGCTTCTGGACGCGACCACGTCGGTCCTTTCCGGTTTTGCATAGGCACATTCGAACAGTTGGAAAAGAACACTACCCACTCCGATCGTCAGCTCGACGGTCTTTTCGAGCGGGCGAAGATGTACGGGGGGCTAGCGGTTTATCGGGACGGTCTGCGCGTCATGCCGTATGGAAGGCCCGACAGCGATTTCTTCCGATTGGAGGAGCGGCGGAGCCAACATGCAGGGCGGTATTTCTTTTCGTTCCGGCGCGTATTCGGACGCGTCGCAATATCCAGAAACACAAATCCTTATCTAAAGGATAAGGCAGGCCGCGAAGGGCTCGTCGAGAACCGGGCGAGGGCAGAACTTCGTACGTTGGTCATAGATCTATTGATCGAGTTCGCGGCTCGATACTTCGGATCGGATGCTCCTTTACGCCAAGATCATCTTGCGGAGATCGAGAAGCGCGCCGCAAACGCCCGTGAAACGACCGAAAAGATTCGCGTCGATCAAAGGAGTGCCGTGCGCTCCTTCGTAAAGAACAACACGAAGGCAGTCGCTGCTGCAAAGAAGCGTGTAGAGCAGTTACGCTCACGCGTCGCGGAGATCGTGAAGAAGAGGGATCGCGCCGAGGTATCGGTCGTGACTTCAATCGTTCGTAACATGCACCGCGAGCTGGAGGAACTTCGACCGCCGCCACCTCCGCGAAAGCTCGGAAATTTCGAAGACGATTACCGACAGTATCGCGATGCTTTCTCGGAGGTGTCGGAGTCGGTCGAGAAGCTTCGTGCTGACTTGGCCGATGCCGAAGCCAAATTCGGCGCGGAGTCGCCGCAAGTGCTCGTCAAAAAACGCGCCGAAGCCAATTCCGCCGCGATCGCCGAATTTCTGAAGGAGATGCGCGTCAAGCTATCAAGCCGCTTCGGTGCCCTTCAATCCGAGTGGACGAATGCGGTCCATGCCGATTTCGGACGATACGATGAAGCGGCTGCGCCCCTCATCAAGGGGAAGACGAGCGAGATTGCGCTCGCCTCGACCTTGAATCTGCTCGACATGAAGCGGTCCGACATTGAAGGCGACCTCCGCAATCGATACGGGGCGCTGATTCGGGCGCTCGACCGCCTGAAGGAAGGCCTCGATCTCGAAGAAGCGCTGTCGGTGATCGACGACGATCGCGCTGAACTGGAAGACCGTCTGAAGGACATCTATCAGGTCGCTCAGCTCGGTATCGCCGTCGAGATTATCGGTCACGAACTGGAAACGCTCGATGCGGAGGTCCGGCGCAATCTAAGCAAGCTGCCGGAGGAGGTGAAGGCACTGCGGGCGTTCAAACTCGCATTTGACGCCCATGCCGCGCTGACCGACAAGCTGAGGTTCCTCTCGCCGTTGAAAGTTGCGGGCTACAGGAACCGAGAGGTCATCACGGGAGCCGAGATCGCCGACTACGTCGAAGAGTTCTTTCGCCGCCGTTTCCGTCAAGAAAAAATTTCGTTCACTGCCACGAAGCAATTCAGAGCGATTTCGTTCAACGACCTCAGATCGCGTATCTATCCAGTTTTCATTAATTTGATGAACAACTCGCTGTACTGGCTTTCGTTCGTGAACGACCGCCGTGTCATTTTCGATTTCGTTGATGGCAAAGTGGTCATCGCGGATTCTGGGAAGGGCGTCGATCCGGACGATGTCGGCCGGCTGTTCCAACTGTTCTTCACCAAGCGATCGAAAGGTCGAGGCCTCGGCCTGTTTCTCAGCCGCGCCAATCTCGCCGTTGCCAGACATCAGATCAGGTACGCGTCAGGTGCCGACCCCCGCGTGCTCGACGGAGCCAATTTCATTATCGAGTTTCAGGGCTTGAGCAAATGA